The sequence TGGTTCATACCAAATACATGCTTCAAGAGGCAAAGAGGATCTTGAAATTGTTCGTCGTTTGGCAGACTATACAATACGTCATCACTATCCGCATCTTGAAAATATGAAGAAGAGTGAAGGTTTATCATTTGACGCAGCTATAGGAGATTCTCCAGCAATTGATCTTACATCCAACAAATATGCAGGCAAATATCTtcttgacatatttttttcaGTATTCTCATCGATTATTTGGAGAACTAAAATTTCCTCACTTGCAATCTGTTTGTAACAGCCTGGGCAGTTGAGGTTGCAGAGAGGACTGCTTACTTGATAGCCAGGTGGCAAGGTGTTGGCTTTACCCATGGTGTACTCAACACAGACAACATGAGCGTGCTGGGCCTGACTATTGATTACGGACCATTTGGCTTTCTGGATGCCTTTGATCCTAGCTATACTCCAAATACCACTGACCTTCCTGGGAAGAGGTATTGTTTTGCAAATCAGCCTGATGTTGGTTTGTGGAATATTGCTCAGTTTACTGGACCACTATCATCTGCTGAACTTGTTAGCAAAGACGAGGCAAATTATGTAATGGAGAGGTGAGTTTGTTGCTCCAATCTGAATTAACTATTTGCAGTTGACATCAACTACTTATTTGTGTGAACGTTGATTTTTGCATGTTGCAGGTACGGGACAAAGTTCATGGATGAGTACCAATCTATCATGACCAGAAAACTGGGCCTGACCAAGTATAATAAGCAGCTAATAAGTAAGCTGCTTAACAACATGGCGGTTGATAAGGTTGACTATACCAACTTTTTCCGTCTTCTTTCAAACGTCAAAGCGGATCCTGGCATTCCAGAGAATGAGCTGCTTGTGCCACTGAAGGCTGCTCTCCTGGATATTGGGAAAGAAAGGAAGGAAGCATGGATTAGTTGGGTGCAGACTTATATTGAAGAGGTAGGTTACCTATTCTGTTCTGCTAATTGTTTTGTCCATATGCATGTTTTTGCTATGTTGGTATTTTTGTTGTCTTTGATGCTTGGATGTCTTTTTGGAAATCACTGCCATTGTGCGAAGTTGGAATAATCATTTGGAAATTGAAGTATCATGTCATGGTTGAGGAAGAAATTTGCACTGATTTTTGGCAGTTGCATGCTTGCTGCCCTTGTGCTTCTGGAAGTTTACCTGCATTTTTGTTTTAAAGTGCATCTAATATTGACATTTTTATTTTCTATGCATTATGAATTGTCATTTGAATGAGATCCAATGTCAAATAAGGTTTGTTGCGTTCTATACTTGTTGCCAGACGAACATTATATAGCTAATATTTTTCAGTATTTTTTATAATCTTGTGTAGTTCACTTGATGTCTGCTAATATTCTTTTAAATTGTATAATCCTGTGGTATCAACGTTAAGTGAAATGCGTAGTGCAAGTGGTTATCTTAACATCTTCAGTCTAACGGCATTATTCATTCTGTGTGTAGCTGGTGGAGAGTGGCATTCCTGATGAAGAAAGGAAAGCTGCAATGAACTCTGTCAATCCAAAGTATATTCTCCGCAACTATCTCTGCCAGTCGGCGATCGACGCGGCCGAGCAAGGTGATTACGAGGAGGTTCGTCGGTTGCTGAAAGTAATGCAACATCCGTATGATGAGCAGCCGGGGATGGAGAAGTATGCACGGTTGCCACCAGCCTGGGCGTACAGACCAGGAGTGTGCATGCTGTCCTGCTCCTCTTGAACCCAGCATAAGGGCCGGTGTTTATCACCTTTTTCCTGTATAGGGGATTCAGCTTTGTGCTATGATGTGTAAAGCATCACATGCTATTTCTACCTGTGATGCAAGAGTGTAAGAAGCTTAGTTGCAAGTTCTGCACTATTTGCCATATTGTAAGATTAGCGAGGCTCGTTCAGGAGTTGCCGTGAAGCGGAGCACCTGGCTTGTACCCAGTTTTTGGAGATGCAATTTTCTGGTGCACGCCTCATATCCTGTATGGAAATGAAAAATTTGGTGGTACGAGAGCCCTGGCGGCACCTGCGTCCGGAATTTTACCCGGCAGGATGAGGTACAGGCTTCTGAGGAACAAAGGAAATTACCACGGCAAGACTCCTAGCCACTGCCATGCCTTCCGCGGCAAATCTGTTTGGTAGGCGTTTATTTCTGTGTTAGGCTATCAGCTTGAGGCAGGGCTGTGCTCGTGAAGTCAAGATAGAAGGCACACTTGAtcttcctcaaaaaaaaaaagcacttGATCTGAAGTTCAGAACAAATGGATGGCAAAGCAATCTGGCCCTAGACAAGACGATGGGATTTTACCAAATCCAGTTTGGTTTTGGAGCAAAAGCGAAAATGCGTGGATTCACAAGATCGAGTAGCCGCTACTCCTTAATAACAAGTAAGCTTTACATTACACAAGGACAATGGGTTCCCGGCCGACGGCCGgaaagtcgccgccgccgtcgttggTTGTACAGTTGCTGCACGCACGCAGGCAGTGCCCAGCAGTAATCCACACACAGAAAACACCATTGATCCATCCAGTACACACTTTCCGTCCGCCCGTCGTCTCGTCTCATCTCCgttcttcgccgccgccgtggtctcATCAGCTCAAGGGTAGATCGTTCTGGGGATGATGATGTCGCCGATGTTGTTGTGCCACGGGTCGGCGAGGTGGGTGGCCAGGTTCTCCAGCGGCCCCGTGCCCGGGTACGCCGACTGCTGCACGCAGAACCCCACGAACGCCAGCATCGCCAGCCGGCCTGCATGCTCGATCATAtatgttcaatcaatccatgcCCAGTGTTATTAGCTAGTAGTGTTCGCGGCCGGCGCAATATTATATTATCAGGTGCTAATGCTTGGCATGATCGAGTCAGGCAGGCTAGCTcaccgttcttgatctccttgagTTTGTACTCCTCGAACTTGACGGGGTCCTTGGAGAAGCCGAGCGGGTCGAAGGCGCCGCCGGGGTACTTCTTCTTCTCGGGGTCCTTCTCCATGGTGCGCTGGTGCTCCGCGAAGGCGATGGCCACGAACTCGATCACCAGGATGGTGGGCAGCGTGCCCCACGGCACCGGGTTGCCCAGGTACGTGGCCTGCCCGCCGGGCACCGCCGCCCACTCCTGCGCCTTCACCCAGTTGCCGAGCCCCAGCGCCTCCGGCACCAAGATCCCGGGCTGCACGCCGAGCCAAACAGCAAACAATTGCAAAGCAGGTCAATGCCACGGCCTCACCATGTTAGCAGCAAGCAAGTAATCAGCTGGGCGTGCACGGCGGCGTACCACGGCGAGCATGGCCCAGCGGCAGTGGTACACCTCCGACTCCTTGAACCGCTCGAAGTTCTCCGGCACGGTGGCGAGGCCGAGGGGGTCGAAGCCGAAGTCCCTGGTGGGTAAATTCGTCAGTTCAGAAATATAATCCTGCAGAGCACGCCGGCCggtcctcgacgccgccgccgctttgcCGTCGACCGTCGTGGTGGTTGGCCGTGAATGATCGAGCCGGTAGCTATAGCTTAATAGCTTATTATTACCCGGGGGAGGAGCCGTCGAGGTGGGCGGGGCGGGGCTGGCCGGGCATCCACTCGGCCGACATGATGACGCGGCCGGAGGTGGTGGCGCTGGCGCAGAACGGCAGCCGCCCGGcgcgcgacgacgacggcgccagCAGGCTGGGCACGCCGACGGCGCTGCAGCTCCGGAGCCCGCTCGACGACGCCATCGCCATTTGCCGCTGATGATCCTGAGGCCGAgacgagaggagagggagaagagaaggAGTGGCGTTTGAGATCGAGCGGAGCAAAATCTGCGGCTGCTATTAAGAGCGCCACCGGCGGCCGGAGACGGAGCGGGATGGGGGATATCCAAATGCCGCCCGCCATTGGCGGCGATATCTGCGCGCCCGCGCGCCATTGGGCCACGTAGGATCGGGGCATCTTTGGCCGTCCGACGTGGCACCGGCACGGCCCTGCCCGGGAGGAATTATGCCGTGAGCTGCGGTCCACATATCCGTGGCCTTGCTGGCTGGAATATCTACCTACAGGGCCACTCAATGTAAGTAAAACTTTTATTATCCACCAATCCAAAAGGGGATCAGGTGGGGAAGATATTTTTATTGTTCCCCTGGTTGTTAATTTTGCAAAAGAAGTGGAACACCTAACTTAGGTTCTCGCACACTTGATAGGCCTTGCTGATTATTAACATCTTTTTTTAATTTCTGACATGATTTTGATTATAATAAGAAGTCAATAGACCCTAATTCATTAGTAAAGGAGCAACTGTTTTCCAATCTTGCGTGACGATACAACTTTGGTTTGGGTGCTCTTTTATTTTCTTAGGTAAATTCCTATGGCTCAAGAAATAACACCACTTCTTTCTATGGTCCTCAAAAGTTGAATCTTCCTTATTTGGCTCTATTTTTAACTTTCTATCCCTTCTTTGGCCCTACCGTCAACTGTGTTAGTTAACTCGCATGAACAATAACATGTGGTTCTTCACCCCTCTTTTTCTAACTAAAACGACCTCCTAGTCACCTCCAATATTCATAAAATGTTTTTTGATGATACAACATATGGAGATGAATCCATTTTACAAGAAAAGACATATTTATCATTTACGAtcttaaaattaaaattcaccAAATTAGGATACTTTTAAGACTATCTAATTTTTATGGCACGAAAGTATTATCCAAAAActgaaaataaatatttaatatttctaagatGAGATGCATTAATTACAAAATTCTTTTATACTATATGTTGCTTAGATAATTTTGAATTTCATTgacaaaaataaatttaaacttTCTTTCAAAAAGAACTTCAAAATTTATAAGTAACATatgtataaaataattttataaattaatACATCTCATCTTAGAAATATTAGATATTTTTATTAGTTTTTGAATAGTATTTTAATGCCATAAAAAATCAGATAGTCTTAAAAAGTAGcttaatttggtgaattttaGTTTTTAAGATAGTAAATGATACATATGTTTTGTATGCAAAATGGATTCATCTCCATCATTTGTATAattgtaaaaattttatgaattTTGGAGGTGATTTGGAGCTCATTGTAGTCAAGAAAAGAGGAGGTGAAACACCACAGGTACTGTTTATCCGAGTTCACTGACATGATAGTAGGGTCAAAATGGGATCGAAAGTTCAAAATAGAACCAAACATGGAAGATTCAACTTTGAGGGCCATAGAAGGAAGTGATATTATTTCTAGGACCATAGAGGGgattttcccctttttcttaTCTTTGACAAAATAATTTGTCCCAAACAGGGCGGTTGTCTGGTTGAGTCTTAACCCAGAGTTCCTGATCAGGCAACGAGCACGCTTGCGTGCAATACGAAAGTGGTGAGGTGGATCCCTCCCTCCAAACGAGACACGGTGCAAGCAGAAGCAGAACAGTAGTATGCTACATGGTGTTGTGCCACTTGTCTACAAGTCCAAACAAAGCTTGCAAATTTGCAACCACTGCCTGTCCTTTTTCAGGGCTTTTGTTGGGGTGCAGTTTGGGTCTCATTTGATGCAAAAAGTCCTTGAAATACGGTAGTTTCATACACTTCATAAGCTAAGCATGACCAATATTACAATCTGCAAATGCAATGAGCAGCTTGCTCCGTGTATTTTGGGACAGGGCCGTGCTCGATCTTCGCCACACATTTAAGCAAGCTCCAGATGCATTCGCTGGGCTTGCCCCCGTACCTGTGGCTGGGCCCAAATTGGCCATGCTCTTTCTCTATGCCGTCTCCTCACGCCAACTGATTTTCGGTTActcatctttcttttctttggctGTTAAAGCTGCCAGGCCCACATCATCCTAGAGCCAccaaattttcaagaaaacaaaaggcaaatgtagcagcaccgtccaaattaaaccggcttaaatacactaactatcatcttaatacttaatcaagttactgtgcacttaaaacggtgtaacctgacaggctgtcgggtaaaatcccgattaaactactgtactccaggatcacaattgcacttagacccgtacgaagacgagcacaggtgttaccagcatacagaaatcttcaaattaatttacaacacaggttttacataaaagtcttaatacaagcgacagagtttaaaacacagcggaagtttaaaactgagttcgaaatacaatacgataactacgacgacgataaaaggtgagctccacatcctgcccaccgatgtgacgccaacctgcccaatcttcacggggaagacggggcccactcgacggtccacccaggaggaagcggctgtccaatccaggacgcacagatctcctcgaaatCAGCGTGGACACAACCTGCTTAAAAAGgggtacaacaacaaccctgagtatactaatactcagcaaggcttacccgactctgggtatacttagcccattacctagacatgcaaggctttttggttctggagttcttttgctgaaatgctactaggagtgaatccttactttcaatattttagcgccGTTTAGTATATCAAGTATTAACTAAGTTCacctaatcatctagagcacacatggtataTTAGATTAATCTTCAGAACAACAGGTAAAGCATTCCATCGCTACCTTTCAATACTttttccacttcttactacgatgtgacgcagtgaccaaggttctcttaaccgagaga comes from Panicum virgatum strain AP13 chromosome 4K, P.virgatum_v5, whole genome shotgun sequence and encodes:
- the LOC120703258 gene encoding protein adenylyltransferase SelO-like, producing the protein MPPRFPTARLLLPRRQLPLPPPPLPFAPPRALRLPPAPLPRGARRRCRRLPPLLRAMASAAAPGSQAAAAAAEAPPAPSRRLALEELPWDHSFVRELPGDPRSDTIPREVLHSCYSRVSPSAKVDGPKLVASSDAVADLLDLDHREFERPDFPQYFSGATPLVRSLPYAQCYGGHQFGVWAGQLGDGRAITLGEVVNSRGERWELQLKGCGKTPYSRFADGLAVLRSSIREFLCSEAMHGLGIPTTRALCLVETGKSVLRDMFYDGNAKEEPGAIVCRVAPSFLRFGSYQIHASRGKEDLEIVRRLADYTIRHHYPHLENMKKSEGLSFDAAIGDSPAIDLTSNKYAAWAVEVAERTAYLIARWQGVGFTHGVLNTDNMSVLGLTIDYGPFGFLDAFDPSYTPNTTDLPGKRYCFANQPDVGLWNIAQFTGPLSSAELVSKDEANYVMERYGTKFMDEYQSIMTRKLGLTKYNKQLISKLLNNMAVDKVDYTNFFRLLSNVKADPGIPENELLVPLKAALLDIGKERKEAWISWVQTYIEELVESGIPDEERKAAMNSVNPKYILRNYLCQSAIDAAEQGDYEEVRRLLKVMQHPYDEQPGMEKYARLPPAWAYRPGVCMLSCSS
- the LOC120703259 gene encoding chlorophyll a-b binding protein 1B-21, chloroplastic-like, which encodes MAMASSSGLRSCSAVGVPSLLAPSSSRAGRLPFCASATTSGRVIMSAEWMPGQPRPAHLDGSSPGDFGFDPLGLATVPENFERFKESEVYHCRWAMLAVPGILVPEALGLGNWVKAQEWAAVPGGQATYLGNPVPWGTLPTILVIEFVAIAFAEHQRTMEKDPEKKKYPGGAFDPLGFSKDPVKFEEYKLKEIKNGRLAMLAFVGFCVQQSAYPGTGPLENLATHLADPWHNNIGDIIIPRTIYP